TATTTTACCGAGGCAACGCCATCGGTGAAACCGACGTCCATAAATTCCACGTGCAGGCTTTGAATCGTCATCGCCGGTTCGCCGCCCGGATCGCCGGGCTTTCCGGAATCGCCATCACTGCCGCCACAGGCGGTCAGTGCCAGCAGAGTTGCTCCCGCCAGTGGCAGGCGGCAAAGGCGTTTAATACTTATTCTTTTGCTGATACTCATGGTTGCGTTCCTTCCTTGCGTGCCTGTTACCACTGATAACTGAAACTGAATCCGAGATAGTGCGCCTGATAATCGTGGCTCAGTGAACCAAGCAGGATCAGGTTGGGTATGCTGTCCGGTGTGAGTCCGTCGTTGCCCCAATCCATGTCGCTGTAGTTCTCATAAAGCCAATCGATGCGGAGCGACATGGCATCGCTGAGCTGGTAATTGGCATAAGCACTGACGTTATGGCGGGTTGCGCTGTAGGGACCGTAGATGTTTGACAGGCCCAGGCTGACTTCGGTGTCACTGTTGCCATCGCTGTAACCATAGTCGAGCCCTAGGCTGAGTTTGTTGTCCATCAGGTTTTGCCATTTCAGCCCAAGGCTGGCGGATGTATGCTCATCCCGGTTTTCGCCGGTCCAGCGGCTGACGCCGGAGTTGCTGCCAAACTGGGTGGTATCACGCCAGTCCATGCCCAAAAATCCGTTCAATAGCAGATGTTCAGTCAATGGATAGCCGGCATTCATGCCAAAACCTGTGTATTGCACTTCGCCAAGGCCAAGCTCACTCTCGCTGTAGTCTTCGTTGCCCGAGTGGACATTGAATTGCAGCGATACATCCGCGAAATAATGGTCTGTCATCAAGCGAAGTTCGCGCTTGTCCCTGTCGGCAAGAAAATACTGGCGCATGGCGCTCTGATTTGGCATCTGGGTGTTGCTGCTGGTCTGGTAGCTATCACCACGACGGGCGCTGACTTCGCCTTTAAGACTGACGCGCCAGCCTGCCATAATCTGCCCCCGAACAGTGGCCTCGACGTGGTTTTCGAATACCGAGTCCCGGCTTAGTTCGCTGTAACTGTTGTGGTCGTAGCGGTATAGGGTGTCCAGATCCCATTGGCGGCTGAAGCGGTATTTTGCACCCAGTTTCAGCAGCTGGCGGGTTCTGTCGTAGCCTTTGTTGTAGTACTCACCACGATAGATGCTGTCGGTTGTGACCAGTGGGTAGAGGTACTCGGGGGTTTTATTGTCGCGGTCGCGAAAATCATATGAGGCGCGCACCGAGAATTCCCGGCTGAGCCTGTTGCTGTATGCAAGCCCCAGCTCCATCAGGTCCACCTGAGTATCCGGGCTCATGACAGGCAATGCAGGAGATGGGCCGGTTACTGTGGCATTCAGCAGCGGCTCATCCTGGGTCAGGTGGCTGAAGCGTGCTCGCATAATGGCCTGCTGCGCCCCTTCAAAAAACTGCAGGTCGGTTCCCAGGCTAAACGCCTGATTATCTGGATCAACCGCCATTTGCCCGTTATAGGCTGCACCAAAGGTAGGGTAGAAGGCGTTGTCGAATGCAAGACGCTGATGATCGTTACTGTATTTGCTTATCTGGCCGTTGATGCCACCCAAAAACCTGTCACCGCGCCAATATACCTTGGCATCGAGGGTGTCTGTGCTGTCGTCTATGGGTTTGGCAACCATGGCAGCATTGGTCAGCAGGTTAACGCTGCTTCGCTGGGCGCCTTCGCGGGTTTCGTGCCGAAAGTTGAGTTCACTGGTAAAACTGTCACCGGTAACGGCACCGCCAAGTTCAAAGCGCTGACGTTTTTTCTCCAGTTTCACCGTGTGTGCATCCTGCAGCCGTGTCATGCCTGCGGTGGTGCCGGCGGTTTGCCAGTTATCCGGCAATACCAGCAGGTCGCCCTCAGCGCTGTAAGGCGTTACGCCTTGATTGGTGTCGTACCGGGCGAGCGCACGATAGTCGAGATAAAACTGGTAGTGGCCGGGCTTTTTGATGGCGAGCCTGGCGCTGGATGCATCAAATCCCAGCTTGTCGGCCTGGAAGTCGAGTCGGTAATCCTTGTCGCCGCGGTGTTGAATGTCGGCGCTGACAAAACCGGTGGCTCCATCGGCGTCTGTGCCTGTGGTGTTGGCAAAGTGGCTGTTTTCGCCGTCCTGCCAGGCTACGCCGGCGGTGATGGCTGAGGTGGATTCCGACTTGATTTCACATCCTTTGCAAACCCAGGCTTCTTTTTTTACTGTGCTGCGGTTGGCGTCTTTCAAGCCGTAACCCGCCAAGACCTGTCCGGACATCCCCAGGAGTATGGCGGAAGCTATCAGGCTCAGCGTGGGGGAGAAATGGGGTTTCATTTGAGTCTCCTTAGCGCTGCAGCAGCTTGCCGGATGGATGATTTGAGCCGTGGACCTGACTGTGGCAGTTCATACAGCTCTGTCCGGCGGTAAAGGCACTGGGTGCCGTGCCGAACTGGGCATTGGCGGTGTGGCCAACACTGGCATGGCATTGCTGACACAGCTGAGGTGCCTTAATCGTCAGCATGGCTTCGTTGACGCTGCCATGCACCTGATGGCAACTGGCGCAGTTATCTGTTACCGGGGCGTGTTCCCAGAGTTTGGGACCGCGTTTTTCGGCGTGGCAGGCATAGCAATTCTCATTGATGCTCATCTGCTTAAGGCTGGACTCACCCAGGCTTCCGTGGGGATTGTGGCAGTCACTGCACACCATCTGGCCGTTTTCGACTGGATGACTGGAGCGCTTGTGGATATCGGCCTTTTGTTCGAGATGACACGCAGTACACACCTCGACTTCGGTGGCTCTTTGCTGAACCGGATCCTTGGCAGTATGGATCAGGTGGCAGCTTGCGCAGGGAATGTCAGCGCTGTTGTGATGGCTGCCTTCCCAGGCCATACGCTTGTCGTCCTGATGGCAGGAAAGGCACACGCTGTTTTGTTTGTCGGCGGCGACCGGGGCGTCTTTACCGAAGGTGATCATCGGTTCCTTACCGCCCTTGTTGTGGTTGCCCATAGGGCCGTGGCAGGCTTCGCATTGGAGATCGGCCATGGGGGACGCGCTGGAGTGGGTACTGCCGTGGACGTTGTCGAACAGCGCCATGACGGTTGCGCTCTTCTTGTGGCACATCAAACAGCTGTCAGCACCCTTTGGGGAGTACTTGCCTTCGGCGAACTTTTTGTCGAGCGTCGCCTCAACCTCTGACGGCGGCATGTCTTTCCAGGGCGTTGCTGCTGCCTGAAACGAAAACAGCAGGCTCAGCAGACACAGGGTCAGCATCCTGCATTGCAAGGGGATTTCCATCTTCATTCTCATACTTCCTGAGGCGCGTTCGGGTTTATAGTTATTTATGGTTCGCTAATTGAGTAATTGAGCGAAGCACTAATGCAAAAGTGTAGTTTAAATTTGCGACAAGTCATTAACACCGCCGCATCCAGTTATTAATAATTAGTCTGATTTTTCAAGGATTATGGAGAAAGTGTGATGAGTGTCACGCCGTGAATCTCTGGTTGGTCTAGGTGCTGTTCCGAATTAGTTCATATCAGGCATTTATTCTGCGTATCTTTTGCCGCATAATTGGCGACTAATTGAAAATTATTATCGTTACCAGTCAGAAAGTTGATCCAGGTACGATTATCCACTGATGGACTTGGTTAGAATGCCTGTCAGTCGATGATTGAGATTAAGCAGGGTGGACCTTGTTAATGAAATTGAGTGACCTTCGCCCGGGCGATAAAGCCGTAATCGCCGAAGTAGGGCATTTGGACCTGCCTCAAACAGTTAAACGTAAATTGCTGTCGATGGGGATAACACCCAACACCCGTTTGACTTTTATCCGTAAGGCACCCCTGGGCAGTGGTATAGAGCTCGATATCCGCGGCAGTAAGCTTTGTATGCGTCTGGAGTTGGCTCAAATCATTGAGGTCAATCCAATTGAGGCGGGAGTCGTTCATGGCTAAGCAATTTCACTGTGTCACCGTTGGTAATCCCAATGCCGGTAAGTCCACCCTTTTTAATGCCTTGACCGGTGCCAACCAACAAGTGGGTAATTGGTCAGGGGTAACGGTAGAAAAGAAAACTGGCCATTTCAGTCTGAGCGGCGCTGATGTATACCTCACTGATTTGCCTGGTATTTATGACATTCTGCCTGCGGGTAAGAGCTGCGATTGTTCCCTCGATGAACAAATCGCCCAGCAGTATCTGGCTGAACAGCATATGGATGGCATTATTAATCTGATAGATGCCACCAACATTGAGCGCCATCTGTATCTCACCGTGCAACTGCGCGAGCTTGGCATCCCCATGGTGGTGGTGGTCAATAAAATCGACATCGCCCTGAAACGTGGTGTCCATGTCGATATTCAAAAGATGTCTCAGGAGCTGGGCTGTCCCGTGATTGCCGTATGCGCCAGAGAAGCGAAAGACGTTCTCAAGGTGCAGGAGCAGGTTGTTGCTCTGTTGGAAGGCAAGGTCTCAGAAGCCCCCTTGATGCTGGGTTATGAGAGTGCCATTGAGCGCGCCGTCGCTGAACTTATGGAAAAAGATAACGGCCTTAGCCGTGGCCGTGCGCTTGCCATGCTGGGCAACGGTTTGGGCTGTGGCCAGTGCAAGAACAGCGAGTTTGAATCGGAAGTAAGCCGCTGCGCCGATGGTCTTAAGGCCAAGGGGCTGGACATCGAATTGATGGTGGCCACGACACGCTTTAATTTTGTTGAGCGCGTTTATCGTGCGGCTGTTGCCAATGATGACGCGCCTACCTTAAGTGACCGTCTGGACGGACTGGTGTTACACCCGGTGTTGGGCGTACCCGTGTTCCTGCTGGTCATGTATCTGATGTTCATGTTCGCCATTAACGTGGGCAGTGCCTTTATTGATTTTTTCGATATTACCGCCGGCGCCTTGTTTGTTGACCACTTTGGCGCCCTGCTTGGCAATTGGGGCGCGCCAGAGTGGCTTGTTACCCTGCTGGCCGGTGGTATTGGTCAGGGCATTCAAACAGTCGCTACCTTTATTCCGGTGATTATGGCGTTGTTTCTGGCGTTGTCGGTGTTGGAAAGCTCTGGCTATATGTCCCGCGCCGCCTTTGTAGTGGACGGACTGATGCGCCGCATCGGTTTGCCAGGCAAGGCGTTTGTGCCCATGATTGTTGGCTTTGGCTGCTCAGTACCCGCCATCATGGCTACCCGTACTCTGGGCAGTGAACGTGAGCGTATTGTAACCGGTATGATGGCACCCTTTATGTCCTGTGGAGCACGTCTGCCGGTGTACGCGCTGTTTGCGGCGGCTTTCTTCCCTGAGTCAGGCCAGAATCTGGTGTTCCTGCTTTATATCATCGGTATTATCGCTGCCATTGGCACCGGGCTTTTGCTGCGAAGCACCCTGTTGCCGGGTGTGAGCAGCGCCGTGGTAATGGAGCTGCCAAACTACGAGATGCCTAAATTTAAGGCTGTGGTATCCCGTACTGGCAAGCGTACCAAAAGCTTTATCCTTGGCGCCGGTAAAACCATTGTGCTGGTGGTCACCCTGCTGAACTTTATCAACGCCGTTGGCGTGGATGGCACCTTTGGCCATGAAGACAGCAGCGAGTCTGTGCTTAGCGTGGTGAGTCAGAAGGTTACACCCATTTTTTCACCCATGGGGATTGAAGAAGGCAACTGGCCTGCCACAGTGGGTATCATCACAGGGATTTTTGCCAAAGAAGCGGTAGTGGGTACCCTGAACAGCCTTTACAGCACCCCCGGTGCTGACGAAGAAGGGCTTACGCCGCTGTCTGAGTCTGTCAGTGAGGCGCTTGCCACTATTCCTGCAAACTTGCTGGGTATTGCTCCTGAAGATCCTATGTCCATGTCGGTGGGCGATGTATCCAGTGTGGATACTGCAGCAGAAGAGCAGGGCGTTGACCGCTCAACCTTCAGCGCTCTGCAGTCTGGATTCAGTGGTCAGCTTGCTGCTTTCTCTTATCTGGTGTTTGTGCTGCTTTACACCCCGTGTGTAGCAGCGATGGGCGCGCTGGTAAACGAGTTTGGTAAGGGGTGGGCTGTTTTTGCAGCAACCTGGACCTTTGGCCTGGCTTATGGCACAGCAACTCTGGTGTATCAGTGGGGCAATGTGGCCGTGCATCCACTGCAAACCCTGCTCTGGACTGCCGTTATTGCCGGTGCTTTGATAGCCTTCTTCATCTATCTGAAGCAAAAAGGTCGTAAGACCCAACAGATTATTCCCGGGATACGCATCATCACAGAATGATGAGCATCAACGCGAAATCAAAAAAGCAGCCCGCGGGCTGCTTTTTTAATAGCAACGCCCTGAAGCGGGCAGTTTTTTATGTGCGGGCATTGTCAGCGGCAGGTTTCTGTAGGATCATGCAGGTTTTGAAAAATTTGCCACTGTTTGCAAGAGGAACTCCATGAGTCACGTGGACAACGAAGTACGTCCCAGTAACTTCATTCGCAACATCATAGATGAAGATTTGGCCAGCGGTAAGCACACCAGTGTGCACACACGTTTTCCGCCGGAGCCAAACGGCTATCTGCACATTGGTCACGCCAAATCCATCTGCCTGAACTTCGGTATCGCAGAGGATTACAAGGGCCAGTGCAACCTGCGTTTTGATGATACCAATCCTGAAAAAGAAGACATCGACTATGTCAACTCAATTCAGGAAGACGTTAAGTGGCTCGGATTCCAGTGGGATGGCGAGGTTCGCTATTCATCCAACTATTTCGATGAGCTTTACGGCTATGCAGTTGAATTGATCAACAAGGGCCTGGCTTATGTGTGTTTTCTCAATGCCGAGGAAACCCGCGAATACCGTGGCACTCTGAAAGAGCCGGGCCGTAACAGCCCTTATCGTGACACCTCTCCCGAAGAAAACCTGGCGCTGTTTGAAAAGATGCGCGACGGTGGCTTCAAAGAAGGTGAGTGCGTACTGCGTGCCAAAATCGATATGGCGTCGCCCTTTATGTGTATGCGCGACCCTGTGATTTACCGCGTGAAGTTTGCCCATCACCACCAGACCGGTGACAAGTGGTGCATCTATCCGATGTACGACTTTACCCACTGTATTTCAGACGCGCTGGAAAACATCACCCATTCGCTGTGTACGCTGGAGTTCCAGGACAACCGTCGTCTGTACGACTGGGTGCTGGATAACCTCAATGATTTCCAGGCGCCTAACCGTACCCGTCAGTACGAGTTTTCCCGTCTGAATCTTGAATACACCCTGATGTCCAAGCGCAAGCTGAACGACTTGGTGGTACGTGGTCTGGTGTCCGGTTGGGACGACCCTCGCATGCCAACCATCGCCGGTCTGCGTCGCCGTGGTTACACGCCAGCGTCTATCCGCGAGTTTTGTCAGCGCATTGGTGTGACCAAGCAGGACAACCTGGTTGAAGTAGGCATGCTTGAAGCCTGTATTCGTGAAGACCTCAACGAAAATGCCCCACGCGCCATGGCCGTTATTCGCCCTATTAAGGTGATCATCGAAAACTTCACCGCTCCAGAGCTTGAGTATGTGAAGGCGCCTGTGCACCCCAACCTCGAAGAGATGGGTGAGCGTGAGCTGGCGTTCGGCCGTGAGATTTACATCGACGCCGCCGACTTCCGCGAAGAAGCCAACAAACAGTACAAGCGTTTGGTGCTGGGCAAGGAAGTGCGTCTGCGTAATGCTTATGTGATTCGAGCCGAGCGCTGCGAAAAAGATGCCGAAGGCAATGTCACCACCGTTTACTGCACCTATGATCCTGAGACTCTGGGCCAAAACCCAAGTGATGGCCGTAAGGTGAAAGGTGTTATTCACTGGGTAGAAGCCACCACTGCGCTGCCTGCTGAGTTCCGCCTGTACGATCGCCTGTTCATCGATGCGAATCCGGCCGCTGCTGAGACCGTGGATGAAGTGCTGAACCCAGCCTCGTTGGAAGTGGTGCACGGCTTTGCTGAGGCGCCGCTGGCCAACGCCAAAGCCTCTCAGGCATATCAGTTTGAGCGTGAAGGCTACTTCTGCGCCGACAGCAAAGACTCGGCTCCGGGCAAGTTGGTGTTTAACCTGACGGTGGCTCTGCGCGAATCCTTCTGATTATTGAGCAGATAACTTAAAAGGCGCCAATGGCGCCTTTTTTTTCGGTGAAAAACTCTCTGTTGCTTTAAATTACTGCAGCATTGGGCCAAAGCCCAGGCTCCACAAAATTACGCTGCCAGCCATCAGAGCAACCAGCAAAACAAGACCTGCGGTCACCACAGAACTCGCGTAAATAAAGCCTTTTTCTTCAGGGATGTTCATGATAATGGGTACGCCGGTGTATAGCAGGTAAACCGAGTAAGCCAGACCAATCAGGCCAACCACCATCATAAACCAAAGCACAGGATAGAGCGCCGACAGGCCCACCATAAAGAGGGGGGTGGCAGTGTAGGTTGCCAATTCGAGAGCTTGGGTAAAGTCAGGTTTGGCATCGAAGGTAATGGCCATCCAATGTGCCAGGTAGGCAAGTCCAAATACACCGGCTATCAAGCCAAAATACATACCAACGGACATATAAATGGCACTTTGACTGGTCAGGAATAAAGGCTCTCCTGCGCCCGGATTCCAGCCGATATGGGCCATGGCAAAGTAACTGCAAATAGGTGGAATGAGTGCGATGAGCAAAAGATGACTCATGCTGCTTTTCAGTGCTTCGTGGTTCTTTTCAATTGTGTGCCACTCTTCTTTTGGATGAGTGTATAGCCCCAATAAGTGATTCAGTACCATTATAATTATCCTTGTTCAGCAGTGATCCCCGTGCTCGCCAAACTGCAGACGAGCCTGTTACAGCTCTGAGATTATTTATTGAACAAAAATTGACATCCGTCAAGGTGGGTAAATCTTGCTACTGTTAACGCGCGAGCTAAGTCAGTAGAATGGCGGGTTTTAATAAATGAGGGAAATTGTGTGATAGAGCAGTTGTTGGCGCCAGTCAGAGGATTTCTAGCCTGCGAAACTCCTGATGCCTGGATTGAGAAAGCCAAAGACCCCGGTGTGTTACAGTCGATTTTGGTTGACCATTGCAACTGCGAGCTGAAAGCCGCACAAACTGCCCTGTTCTTAATCCGCAAATATGCGGTAGACCCTGAGTACAGTTCGGCGCTGCTTGCCTGGGCAAAGCCTTATGAAGAATTTGTCTATCACAAAGACAGGGATATGAAGGCCTTCCTGGCCCGCACCGGGAAAAAGAACGAACTGGCTACAGAGCTTAAACCCAAATCAGGCGTTGCATTTGGCGACGAACTAATCGCCAGAATGGTTCGCTTGATTAAGGAAGAGTTTCATCATTTCGAGCAGGTGCTTGAAATCATGCATGCCAGAGATATTCCCTATACCAATATCAACGCAGGACGCTATGCCAAGGGCATGATGAGTCATGTGCGTACCAGTGAGCCTGCAACTCTTGTCGATAAGCTTATCGTAGGTGCCTTTATCGAGGCCCGCTCCTGTGAGCGTTTCGCCAAACTCGCCCCCTTTATGGATGAAGAGCTTGAGCGATTTTACGTGTCGCTTTTACGTTCAGAGGCCCGGCATTATCAGGATTATTTGACCCTTGCCGAGATGATTGCGGGGGAAAATATAGACCAGCGCATCGCTTACTTCGCCGGGGTGGAAGCGGCGTTGATTCAAGGTGCAGATGACGA
This portion of the Shewanella amazonensis SB2B genome encodes:
- the glnS gene encoding glutamine--tRNA ligase, whose product is MSHVDNEVRPSNFIRNIIDEDLASGKHTSVHTRFPPEPNGYLHIGHAKSICLNFGIAEDYKGQCNLRFDDTNPEKEDIDYVNSIQEDVKWLGFQWDGEVRYSSNYFDELYGYAVELINKGLAYVCFLNAEETREYRGTLKEPGRNSPYRDTSPEENLALFEKMRDGGFKEGECVLRAKIDMASPFMCMRDPVIYRVKFAHHHQTGDKWCIYPMYDFTHCISDALENITHSLCTLEFQDNRRLYDWVLDNLNDFQAPNRTRQYEFSRLNLEYTLMSKRKLNDLVVRGLVSGWDDPRMPTIAGLRRRGYTPASIREFCQRIGVTKQDNLVEVGMLEACIREDLNENAPRAMAVIRPIKVIIENFTAPELEYVKAPVHPNLEEMGERELAFGREIYIDAADFREEANKQYKRLVLGKEVRLRNAYVIRAERCEKDAEGNVTTVYCTYDPETLGQNPSDGRKVKGVIHWVEATTALPAEFRLYDRLFIDANPAAAETVDEVLNPASLEVVHGFAEAPLANAKASQAYQFEREGYFCADSKDSAPGKLVFNLTVALRESF
- the feoB gene encoding Fe(2+) transporter permease subunit FeoB — protein: MAKQFHCVTVGNPNAGKSTLFNALTGANQQVGNWSGVTVEKKTGHFSLSGADVYLTDLPGIYDILPAGKSCDCSLDEQIAQQYLAEQHMDGIINLIDATNIERHLYLTVQLRELGIPMVVVVNKIDIALKRGVHVDIQKMSQELGCPVIAVCAREAKDVLKVQEQVVALLEGKVSEAPLMLGYESAIERAVAELMEKDNGLSRGRALAMLGNGLGCGQCKNSEFESEVSRCADGLKAKGLDIELMVATTRFNFVERVYRAAVANDDAPTLSDRLDGLVLHPVLGVPVFLLVMYLMFMFAINVGSAFIDFFDITAGALFVDHFGALLGNWGAPEWLVTLLAGGIGQGIQTVATFIPVIMALFLALSVLESSGYMSRAAFVVDGLMRRIGLPGKAFVPMIVGFGCSVPAIMATRTLGSERERIVTGMMAPFMSCGARLPVYALFAAAFFPESGQNLVFLLYIIGIIAAIGTGLLLRSTLLPGVSSAVVMELPNYEMPKFKAVVSRTGKRTKSFILGAGKTIVLVVTLLNFINAVGVDGTFGHEDSSESVLSVVSQKVTPIFSPMGIEEGNWPATVGIITGIFAKEAVVGTLNSLYSTPGADEEGLTPLSESVSEALATIPANLLGIAPEDPMSMSVGDVSSVDTAAEEQGVDRSTFSALQSGFSGQLAAFSYLVFVLLYTPCVAAMGALVNEFGKGWAVFAATWTFGLAYGTATLVYQWGNVAVHPLQTLLWTAVIAGALIAFFIYLKQKGRKTQQIIPGIRIITE
- a CDS encoding Yip1 family protein, whose product is MVLNHLLGLYTHPKEEWHTIEKNHEALKSSMSHLLLIALIPPICSYFAMAHIGWNPGAGEPLFLTSQSAIYMSVGMYFGLIAGVFGLAYLAHWMAITFDAKPDFTQALELATYTATPLFMVGLSALYPVLWFMMVVGLIGLAYSVYLLYTGVPIIMNIPEEKGFIYASSVVTAGLVLLVALMAGSVILWSLGFGPMLQ
- a CDS encoding DmsE family decaheme c-type cytochrome, whose translation is MKMEIPLQCRMLTLCLLSLLFSFQAAATPWKDMPPSEVEATLDKKFAEGKYSPKGADSCLMCHKKSATVMALFDNVHGSTHSSASPMADLQCEACHGPMGNHNKGGKEPMITFGKDAPVAADKQNSVCLSCHQDDKRMAWEGSHHNSADIPCASCHLIHTAKDPVQQRATEVEVCTACHLEQKADIHKRSSHPVENGQMVCSDCHNPHGSLGESSLKQMSINENCYACHAEKRGPKLWEHAPVTDNCASCHQVHGSVNEAMLTIKAPQLCQQCHASVGHTANAQFGTAPSAFTAGQSCMNCHSQVHGSNHPSGKLLQR
- the miaE gene encoding tRNA isopentenyl-2-thiomethyl-A-37 hydroxylase MiaE; its protein translation is MEQLLAPVRGFLACETPDAWIEKAKDPGVLQSILVDHCNCELKAAQTALFLIRKYAVDPEYSSALLAWAKPYEEFVYHKDRDMKAFLARTGKKNELATELKPKSGVAFGDELIARMVRLIKEEFHHFEQVLEIMHARDIPYTNINAGRYAKGMMSHVRTSEPATLVDKLIVGAFIEARSCERFAKLAPFMDEELERFYVSLLRSEARHYQDYLTLAEMIAGENIDQRIAYFAGVEAALIQGADDEFRFHSGVPNT
- a CDS encoding FeoA family protein codes for the protein MKLSDLRPGDKAVIAEVGHLDLPQTVKRKLLSMGITPNTRLTFIRKAPLGSGIELDIRGSKLCMRLELAQIIEVNPIEAGVVHG
- a CDS encoding MtrB/PioB family decaheme-associated outer membrane protein — protein: MKPHFSPTLSLIASAILLGMSGQVLAGYGLKDANRSTVKKEAWVCKGCEIKSESTSAITAGVAWQDGENSHFANTTGTDADGATGFVSADIQHRGDKDYRLDFQADKLGFDASSARLAIKKPGHYQFYLDYRALARYDTNQGVTPYSAEGDLLVLPDNWQTAGTTAGMTRLQDAHTVKLEKKRQRFELGGAVTGDSFTSELNFRHETREGAQRSSVNLLTNAAMVAKPIDDSTDTLDAKVYWRGDRFLGGINGQISKYSNDHQRLAFDNAFYPTFGAAYNGQMAVDPDNQAFSLGTDLQFFEGAQQAIMRARFSHLTQDEPLLNATVTGPSPALPVMSPDTQVDLMELGLAYSNRLSREFSVRASYDFRDRDNKTPEYLYPLVTTDSIYRGEYYNKGYDRTRQLLKLGAKYRFSRQWDLDTLYRYDHNSYSELSRDSVFENHVEATVRGQIMAGWRVSLKGEVSARRGDSYQTSSNTQMPNQSAMRQYFLADRDKRELRLMTDHYFADVSLQFNVHSGNEDYSESELGLGEVQYTGFGMNAGYPLTEHLLLNGFLGMDWRDTTQFGSNSGVSRWTGENRDEHTSASLGLKWQNLMDNKLSLGLDYGYSDGNSDTEVSLGLSNIYGPYSATRHNVSAYANYQLSDAMSLRIDWLYENYSDMDWGNDGLTPDSIPNLILLGSLSHDYQAHYLGFSFSYQW